A window from Suncus etruscus isolate mSunEtr1 chromosome 18, mSunEtr1.pri.cur, whole genome shotgun sequence encodes these proteins:
- the TMEM63B gene encoding CSC1-like protein 2 isoform X2 encodes MLPFLLATLGTKPVNSSNPKDYCYSARIRSTVLQGLPFGGVPTVLALDFMCFLALLFLFSILRKVAWDYGRLALVTDADSVASAMHGDSHDRYERLTSVSSSVDFDQRDNGFCSWLTAIFRIKDDEIRDKCGADAVHYLSFQRHIIGLLVVVGVLSVGIVLPVNFSGDLLENNAYSFGRTTIANLKSGNNLLWLHTSFAFLYLLLTVYSMRRHTSKMRYKEDDLVKRTLFINGISKYAESEKIKKHFEEAYSNCTVLEARPCYNVARLMFLDAERKKAERGKLYFTNLQSKENVPTMINPKPCGHLCCCVVRGCEQVEAIEYYTKLEQKLKEDYKREKEKVNEKPLGMAFVTFHNETITAIILKDFNVCKCQGCTCRGEPRASSCSESLHISNWTVSYAPDPQNIYWEHLSIRGFIWWLRCLVINVVLFILLFFLTTPAIIITTMDKFNVTKPVEYLNNPIITQFFPTLLLWCFSALLPTIVYYSAFFEAHWTRSGENRTTMHKCYTFLIFMVLLLPSLGLSSLDLFFRWLFDKKFLAEAAIRFECVFLPDNGAFFVNYVIASAFIGNAMDLLRIPGLLMYMIRLCLARSAAERRNVKRHQAYEFQFGAAYAWMMCVFTVVMTYSITCPIIVPFGLMYMLLKHLVDRYNLYYAYLPAKLDKKIHSGAVNQVVAAPILCLFWLLFFSTMRTGFLAPTSMFTFVVLVITIVICLCHVCFGHFKYLSAHNYKIEHTETDTVDPRSNGRPPAAAVVLKSAKYIAQVLQDSEADGDGAPTSSGDEPPSTSSQDEELLMPPDGLTDTDFQSCEDSLIENEIHQ; translated from the exons ATGCTGCCCTTTCTGCTGGCCACGCTGGGCACCAAGCCCGTCAACAGCAGCAACCCCAAGGACTATTGCTACAGCGCCCGCATCCGCAGCACCGTGCTACAGGGCCTGCCTTTCGGGGGCGTCCCCACTGTGCTGGCTCTTGACTTCATGTGCTTCCTT GCTCTGCTGTTCTTGTTCTCCATCCTCCGGAAGGTAGCCTGGGACTATGGGCGGCTGGCCTTGGTCACAGACGCAGACAG TGTGGCCTCAGCTATGCACGGAGATAGTCACGACCGGTATGAGCGTCTCACTTCTGTCTCCAGCTCCGTGGACTTTGACCAAAGAGACAAC GGTTTCTGTTCCTGGCTGACAGCCATCTTCAGGATAAA GGACGACGAGATCCGGGACAAGTGTGGGGCCGACGCCGTGCACTACCTGTCCTTCCAGCGGCACATCATCGGGCTGCTGGTGGTCGTGGGTGTCCTCTCCGTTGGCATCGTGCTGCCCGTCAACTTCTCAGGGGATCTGCTGG AAAACAATGCCTACAGTTTTGGGAGAACCACCATCGCCAACTTGAAATCAGG GAACAACCTGCTGTGGCTGCACACGTCCTTCGCCTTCCTGTACCTGCTGCTCACCGTATACAGCATGCGCAGGCATACCTCCAAGATGCGCTACAAGGAGGACGACCTA GTGAAGCGCACCCTCTTCATCAACGGAATCTCCAAATACGCCGAATCCGAGAAGATCAAGAAGCATTTCGA GGAAGCGTATTCTAACTGCACGGTTCTTGAAGCCCGCCCATGTTACAACGTCGCTCGCCTCATGTTCTTGGATGCAGAGAG GAAAAAGGCCGAGCGGGGAAAGCTGTACTTCACAAACCTCCAGAGCAAAGAGAACGTCCCCACCATGATCAATCCCAAGCCGTGTGGCCATCTGTGCTGCTGTGTGGTTCGAGGCTGCGAGCAG GTGGAGGCCATCGAGTACTACACAAAGCTGGAACAGAAGCTGAAGGAAGACTATAAGCGCGAAAAGGAGAAGGTCAACGAGAAACCCCTGGGCATGGCTTTTGTCACCTTCCACAACGAGACCATCACCGCCAT CATTCTGAAGGACTTCAACGTATGCAAGTGCCAGGGTTGTACATGTCGTGGGGAGCCTCGAGCCTCATCCTGCAGCGAGTCCCTGCACATCTCTAACTGGACTGTCTCCTACGCCCCTGACCCCCAAAACATATACTG GGAGCACCTCTCCATCCGCGGCTTCATCTGGTGGCTGCGCTGCCTTGTTATCAATGTcgtcctcttcatcctcctcttcttcctcaccaCCCCGGCCATCATCATCACTACCATGGACAAGTTCAACGTCACGAAGCCTGTGGAGTACCTCAAC AACCCCATCATCACCCAGTTCTTCCCCACCCTGCTGCTCTGGTGCTTCTCGGCCCTGCTTCCCACCATTGTCTACTACTCTGCCTTTTTCGAGGCTCACTGGACGCG CTCCGGGGAGAACAGGACCACGATGCATAAGTGCTACACCTTCCTTATCTTCATGGTGCTGCTGCTGCCCTCTTTGGGGCTGAGCAG CCTGGACCTCTTCTTCCGCTGGCTCTTCGACAAGAAGTTCTTGGCCGAGGCTGCAATTCGGTTTGA GTGCGTCTTCCTGCCGGACAACGGCGCCTTCTTCGTGAACTACGTCATTGCCTCGGCCTTTATCGGCAACGCCATGGACCTGCTGCGCATCCCGGGCCTGCTCATGTACATGATCCGTCTCTGCCTGGCGCGCTCAGCGGCCGAGAGGCGCAACGTGAAGCGG CATCAGGCCTACGAGTTCCAGTTTGGCGCAGCCTACGCCTGGATGATGTGCGTCTTCACGGTGGTCATGACCTACAGTATCACCTGCCCCATCATCGTGCCCTTCG GGCTCATGTATATGCTGCTGAAGCACCTGGTAGACAGGTACAATCTCTACTACGCCTACCTGCCGGCCAAGCTGGACAAGAAGATCCACTCGGGGGCTGTGAACCAAGTGGTGGCCGCACCCATCCTCTGCCTCTTCTGGCTGCTCTTCTTCTCCACCATGCGCACTG GCTTTCTCGCCCCCACGTCCATGTTCACATTCGTGGTCCTGGTTATCACCATTGTCATCTGCCTCTGCCATGTCTGCTTCGGACACTTCAAATACCTCAGTGCCCACAACTACAAG ATTGAGCACACGGAGACAGATACCGTGGACCCCAGAAGCAATGGCCGGCCCCCCGCTGCTGCTGTTGTCCTCAAATCTGCG AAATACATCGCTCAGGTGCTGCAGGACTCAGAGGCAGATGGGGACGGGGCTCCCACCAGCTCGGGGGACGAGCCCCCCTCTACCTCATCCCAGGATGAGGAGCTGCTCATGCCGCCCGATGGGCTCACAGACACAGACTTCCAGTCCTGTGAGGACAGCCTCATAGAGAACGAGATTCACCAGTGA
- the TMEM63B gene encoding CSC1-like protein 2 isoform X1: MLPFLLATLGTKPVNSSNPKDYCYSARIRSTVLQGLPFGGVPTVLALDFMCFLALLFLFSILRKVAWDYGRLALVTDADRLWRQERDRVEQEYVASAMHGDSHDRYERLTSVSSSVDFDQRDNGFCSWLTAIFRIKDDEIRDKCGADAVHYLSFQRHIIGLLVVVGVLSVGIVLPVNFSGDLLENNAYSFGRTTIANLKSGNNLLWLHTSFAFLYLLLTVYSMRRHTSKMRYKEDDLVKRTLFINGISKYAESEKIKKHFEEAYSNCTVLEARPCYNVARLMFLDAERKKAERGKLYFTNLQSKENVPTMINPKPCGHLCCCVVRGCEQVEAIEYYTKLEQKLKEDYKREKEKVNEKPLGMAFVTFHNETITAIILKDFNVCKCQGCTCRGEPRASSCSESLHISNWTVSYAPDPQNIYWEHLSIRGFIWWLRCLVINVVLFILLFFLTTPAIIITTMDKFNVTKPVEYLNNPIITQFFPTLLLWCFSALLPTIVYYSAFFEAHWTRSGENRTTMHKCYTFLIFMVLLLPSLGLSSLDLFFRWLFDKKFLAEAAIRFECVFLPDNGAFFVNYVIASAFIGNAMDLLRIPGLLMYMIRLCLARSAAERRNVKRHQAYEFQFGAAYAWMMCVFTVVMTYSITCPIIVPFGLMYMLLKHLVDRYNLYYAYLPAKLDKKIHSGAVNQVVAAPILCLFWLLFFSTMRTGFLAPTSMFTFVVLVITIVICLCHVCFGHFKYLSAHNYKIEHTETDTVDPRSNGRPPAAAVVLKSAKYIAQVLQDSEADGDGAPTSSGDEPPSTSSQDEELLMPPDGLTDTDFQSCEDSLIENEIHQ; the protein is encoded by the exons ATGCTGCCCTTTCTGCTGGCCACGCTGGGCACCAAGCCCGTCAACAGCAGCAACCCCAAGGACTATTGCTACAGCGCCCGCATCCGCAGCACCGTGCTACAGGGCCTGCCTTTCGGGGGCGTCCCCACTGTGCTGGCTCTTGACTTCATGTGCTTCCTT GCTCTGCTGTTCTTGTTCTCCATCCTCCGGAAGGTAGCCTGGGACTATGGGCGGCTGGCCTTGGTCACAGACGCAGACAG GCTTTGGCGACAGGAGAGGGACCGAGTGGAACAGGAATA TGTGGCCTCAGCTATGCACGGAGATAGTCACGACCGGTATGAGCGTCTCACTTCTGTCTCCAGCTCCGTGGACTTTGACCAAAGAGACAAC GGTTTCTGTTCCTGGCTGACAGCCATCTTCAGGATAAA GGACGACGAGATCCGGGACAAGTGTGGGGCCGACGCCGTGCACTACCTGTCCTTCCAGCGGCACATCATCGGGCTGCTGGTGGTCGTGGGTGTCCTCTCCGTTGGCATCGTGCTGCCCGTCAACTTCTCAGGGGATCTGCTGG AAAACAATGCCTACAGTTTTGGGAGAACCACCATCGCCAACTTGAAATCAGG GAACAACCTGCTGTGGCTGCACACGTCCTTCGCCTTCCTGTACCTGCTGCTCACCGTATACAGCATGCGCAGGCATACCTCCAAGATGCGCTACAAGGAGGACGACCTA GTGAAGCGCACCCTCTTCATCAACGGAATCTCCAAATACGCCGAATCCGAGAAGATCAAGAAGCATTTCGA GGAAGCGTATTCTAACTGCACGGTTCTTGAAGCCCGCCCATGTTACAACGTCGCTCGCCTCATGTTCTTGGATGCAGAGAG GAAAAAGGCCGAGCGGGGAAAGCTGTACTTCACAAACCTCCAGAGCAAAGAGAACGTCCCCACCATGATCAATCCCAAGCCGTGTGGCCATCTGTGCTGCTGTGTGGTTCGAGGCTGCGAGCAG GTGGAGGCCATCGAGTACTACACAAAGCTGGAACAGAAGCTGAAGGAAGACTATAAGCGCGAAAAGGAGAAGGTCAACGAGAAACCCCTGGGCATGGCTTTTGTCACCTTCCACAACGAGACCATCACCGCCAT CATTCTGAAGGACTTCAACGTATGCAAGTGCCAGGGTTGTACATGTCGTGGGGAGCCTCGAGCCTCATCCTGCAGCGAGTCCCTGCACATCTCTAACTGGACTGTCTCCTACGCCCCTGACCCCCAAAACATATACTG GGAGCACCTCTCCATCCGCGGCTTCATCTGGTGGCTGCGCTGCCTTGTTATCAATGTcgtcctcttcatcctcctcttcttcctcaccaCCCCGGCCATCATCATCACTACCATGGACAAGTTCAACGTCACGAAGCCTGTGGAGTACCTCAAC AACCCCATCATCACCCAGTTCTTCCCCACCCTGCTGCTCTGGTGCTTCTCGGCCCTGCTTCCCACCATTGTCTACTACTCTGCCTTTTTCGAGGCTCACTGGACGCG CTCCGGGGAGAACAGGACCACGATGCATAAGTGCTACACCTTCCTTATCTTCATGGTGCTGCTGCTGCCCTCTTTGGGGCTGAGCAG CCTGGACCTCTTCTTCCGCTGGCTCTTCGACAAGAAGTTCTTGGCCGAGGCTGCAATTCGGTTTGA GTGCGTCTTCCTGCCGGACAACGGCGCCTTCTTCGTGAACTACGTCATTGCCTCGGCCTTTATCGGCAACGCCATGGACCTGCTGCGCATCCCGGGCCTGCTCATGTACATGATCCGTCTCTGCCTGGCGCGCTCAGCGGCCGAGAGGCGCAACGTGAAGCGG CATCAGGCCTACGAGTTCCAGTTTGGCGCAGCCTACGCCTGGATGATGTGCGTCTTCACGGTGGTCATGACCTACAGTATCACCTGCCCCATCATCGTGCCCTTCG GGCTCATGTATATGCTGCTGAAGCACCTGGTAGACAGGTACAATCTCTACTACGCCTACCTGCCGGCCAAGCTGGACAAGAAGATCCACTCGGGGGCTGTGAACCAAGTGGTGGCCGCACCCATCCTCTGCCTCTTCTGGCTGCTCTTCTTCTCCACCATGCGCACTG GCTTTCTCGCCCCCACGTCCATGTTCACATTCGTGGTCCTGGTTATCACCATTGTCATCTGCCTCTGCCATGTCTGCTTCGGACACTTCAAATACCTCAGTGCCCACAACTACAAG ATTGAGCACACGGAGACAGATACCGTGGACCCCAGAAGCAATGGCCGGCCCCCCGCTGCTGCTGTTGTCCTCAAATCTGCG AAATACATCGCTCAGGTGCTGCAGGACTCAGAGGCAGATGGGGACGGGGCTCCCACCAGCTCGGGGGACGAGCCCCCCTCTACCTCATCCCAGGATGAGGAGCTGCTCATGCCGCCCGATGGGCTCACAGACACAGACTTCCAGTCCTGTGAGGACAGCCTCATAGAGAACGAGATTCACCAGTGA